A stretch of DNA from Oncorhynchus nerka isolate Pitt River linkage group LG22, Oner_Uvic_2.0, whole genome shotgun sequence:
GATCAATGTCTATATGCTCAGTGTTTTAGTATTAGGCTATTTTATGGGTGCCTGATGGCCTCAATCAAATGATCCAAagcctataggctatttagtgtggcctcaatcaaatgatccaaagcctataggctatttagtgtggcctcaatcaaatgatccaaagcctataggctatttagtgtggccTCAATCAAATGATCCAAAGCCTATAGGTTATGAAGTGCATGCTCGGAGAAGTACAgagcaaagttatatttctaagagagctgctgggatggtgtaaatAAAACTAGGCTGCATTACACATAACAATGGATGTTCCAACTCTGAGCCTTGGTCTGCTCTGCTCTTGCTGATCAACAACTGTTTTGTGGgctgcctaaccaatggctgtgctgtgtaggcTTACAGGGGCAGTTCAGGAGGAGATTCAAAGGCTCCTTCTGAATTTATTTTTGATTAAGTCTAGTCTAGAAAATGCATGCGGACTAGCTTTGCTACTACTATAATTGATTTTTATTATAAACAATATGTTTCTTGCCTGTGATGTAGGCCtatttatcagagttattgacctcacaataaACCAGATTTGAGTAATTTACTTTGGTGCTGAAACCTGAAGCAGCAGCTGTGGCACAATCAATCAGAAATGGACAGCTTGTGGTGCTGAAAGTAGTCAAATTCGACTAAGCATAATTCATTTGAACTgtcttcattttaattacactttactaacaacaagagggctttgtgttgcAGCCTATTTCTTTCTATTTAAATAATATGgggtaggcctacctgtttgacagatTAAATTAGGCTATAGGCTGCTATAGCCATAGATTTGtaggttaccaacataattagagcagtaaaaataagtgtttagtcatacccgtggtatacggtctgatatattaCGGCTgccaaccaatcagcattcagggctcgacccACACAGTTGACAAAAAGTTAACAGCCCTTTGGTCCGCAATGTtttatgctagaaacaagctgGAAAATCAACTAATTCAATTGGGGATCATCAACAAGCATACATCTTGAAccaaatacaatacatttatttttagAAATTGTTCATATCAACCCATTCAGAGACCATTCTTTGTTCACTACTCAGTACATCTGTTAGCTCATTACATTCTGATGCTGCGCTATACATTGtagagtcatcagcatacattaCCACTCTTGCTTTGTTCATTACTGAAGCTAAATCATTAGTAAAGAGAGTAGAGAAGTGGGCCTAGGCAGCTTCCTTGAGGAACACCACATTGTTTATATTTACTGTTTAAAAAGCTACCATTAAAGAACACTTTTTGCATTCTCCTGGATAGATAGCTTTCCATCCTGGATAGAGCTGCAGACTTAAAACCATAACATTTGAGTTTACCTAGTAACAGTTCATGATCATTTACATCAAAAGAAGCACTGAAATCTAGCAACACTGCACCAACTAACTTCCTGTCATCCATGCTCTTTAACCAATCATCTGTAATTTGTTTAAGGGCCGTACtcgtagaatgcccttcttgtaTGCATGCCGGAAACCTGTTATCAGATCATTATATGAGAAATCATCCTTGATATGTACTGATACATTTTTTTCCAATAATTTACTTAACACAGGCAGCAAGCTTATAGGATGACTATTAGAACCAGTGAATGCAGATCCTTTTCCCTTAGGTAGTGGAATAACCTTTAACTTCTGGGCACACCCCATACATCAACCACttattaaaaatatgagagaTTGGGGTAGATATGTGGGGTTGAGGCTGAGGTTGGATGAGGCTGAGCTACAACCTTCTATAGCCGAGGAGACAAAAAATGGCATTTGCTTGGGACTGTACAATACATGTTTAAACCCAGACACCTTTTAGGGAAACACTGGTGACCTGTCGTTGGGTTAAGCCACAGAAGAATAACCAGCAGTTAAAACTTGAATGTTTCTGTGTCGGTAGTTCTATGCTGTCTAGGGTGGAAAAGTAGGCCTAATTTTTGAAAGTACTATGATCCCTAATAATATCTCAGATTTAATTATTTGCAAACAGGGACAGTTTTGTtgcaaacaagacacactgatttGTCATTGGAGATATATGATAAGAAAGGCCTACGTGCCTATCTCTGTTCATTCTGCAATTTCGGTCATTAGTGTGGTATTAAAAAATATTCTGGTAATATGTAAAATgacgtagaattgcatgaaatgtttataaaaatatatatatatctgacctGCAAATACGATCATAGATTCACTCAATGTTTTTACTATAAAGGTCTCTCCACCCCTACTCTTGTCCACGGTGGTCTGCGAACCAACAACCTTCTGGCCTGCAGCCCTGTGTGCTGTCAACATTCCTTCGTTGCCATATAATGCTTACAGGACGaagaacagtttctaaaactgcatatctaaggctctggtctgtACAAGAATTGAGGGTAGACATGTTCTCTGCTCTCGACTTTATGTTGTAATTATTATTTGGGATATAGGGTAGGGTCACTTTTTAGTTTTAAGCGTTCATGGAGGGTTTAGGTCAAATATATTTAGCTGAAGGGAGGGCCATTCATTTTCTCAATGTAACCCTTATTATAAATAACGTTCACTCCCCTGCTACTTTCAACAGTCCACTCCAGTTTTCCCTACACCGCCATTAAGCACGGGTCAAAATGGAAATGGTTCTGAACATAGGCCATTTGACCAGTCCTTCCTTCCCCACCGTACCCATTGGTTTCCGACCCTCCAGTCCCCAAGAACAGTACTAGTCACAGTGCCTGTTTAGTACGCCTTCCGTAAGAAAAAAAGGTCATATCTATTTGATCGCCAAGTGTCAggatcacaattcctgacatttaatcctagtaaaaagtccctgtcttaggtcagttaggatcaccactttatttgaagaatgtgaaatgtcagaacaatagtagagagaatgatttatttcagcttttatttctttcatcacattcccagtgggtcagaagtttacatacactcaattagtatttggtatcattgactttaaattgtttaacaattgttgggaaaatgacttgtgacatgcactaagtagatgtcctaaccgacttgccaaaactatagtttgttaacgagaaatttgtggagtggttgaaaaacgagttttaatgactccaacctaagtgtatgtaaacctccgacttcaactgtatgtacactgTTGCTTATCAAACACAGATATCATGGCAACAAACGGCGCCATGATATCTGCAAATAAAGTGTCACTGTAAGTGTAATTAAACCCCATTTGTTACCATGATATCTGTGGTTGACAAGCAACAGTGTACATACATACTGCGTATATTAACCAGTCTGCGCTCCGTTGATGATACGATTGAGAGTGTTGGTGACTTACAGTATACTGGCCCACAAAGACAGTGGCACTTTATGCCCTATTTGTTCTGCTGTCTTGCAGTGTGTTACGTGTTGATGTGCTGTATGATCCCCAGGTTAAGGATGTGACTGTGGAGGTGGCCACGGTTGACCACACCCTCCAGAGGCTGTGTACGAGGTACAACGGCCGCAGCAGAGCCAGGCGGATGTCACGCATCAGGACCCAGCTGCCCAGGAAGAGCTGGGCTCCTCTGTGGAACCTCCAGAACCTGACCATCCTCATCACCGTGGTTGTGTTTGTGGTCGTGGTCATCGTGTGGTCACTGCTCTGGGTCTTCATATGTGAGTTAACTTACAAGGAGACTCAAACGCAATGTCtttctcacatgcacacacaaacattttAGTTATCTAAATCTTCTTGAATAGTTTCTTACATTGTATATGTATTCCCAGTTCGCAGGGAGAGCAACAGCGGAGTGTATTTTGCCGGAATGTTCCGTGTTGCCAACGTAGATTTCATCCCCGAGTACCGCCAGGCAGAGTCCCATGAGTTTGTTTCCATGGCAAACAAGATACAGCACGTGGTGAGTGTGAGACGATTTACTGTTTTCTGCAGTGGTCAAATACACTGAGCAAACACACACCCTAAGCTTGGagctctatatctatatctatatctatagcgTAGAAATAAAAGTCCTTCATTATGTTCATGGTTACTAAAAGTATCCCCCCACAGGTGAGCAGTGTGTACAGAATGTCCTCAGTGTCCAAACTCTACAAACTCACCGCCATATCAGACCTCAGGTACACTGTGAATCAgtcagtgatcggttgaataagATGTTATAGTGCTTGGTTGGAACAAACCCCTGTACACACATACATCTCCTCACAGTGATAACAAGGGTGGTCTGCTGGTGCATTTCTGGATGGTGTTTGTGGTGCCGAGACTGAAGACCCCAGCCGTGTGTGAGGAGTGTGTAGGAGCTATCCTCAGAGACTCAGTCCTCACCAGCCTGAGGAACAGGTCTTCTGTAGGGTACCTACTGGGCCTGCCCGTAGACATAGATTCCATACTTGTTAATGgtgagtgtgtgtaggtgtgtgaggAGTGTGTAGGAGCTATCCTCAGAGACTCAGTCCTCACCAGCCTGAGGAACAGGTCTTCTGTAGGGTACCTACTGGGCCTGCCCGTAGACATTGTTTCCATACTCGTtaatggtgagtgtgtgtgtgtgtgtaggtgtgtgaggAGTGTGTAGGAGCTATCCTCAGAGACTCAGTCCTCACCAGCCTGAGGAACAGGTCTTCTGTAGGGTACCTACTGGGCCTGCCCGTAGACATTGTTTCCATACTCGTtaatggtgagtgtgtgtgtgtaggtgtgtgtaggagCTATCCTCAGAGACTCAGTCCTCACCAGCCTGAGGAACAGGTCTTCTGTAGGGTACCTACTGGGCCTGCCCATAGACATTGTTTCCATACTCGTTAAtggtgagtgtgtgcgtgtgtgtaggttTGTGTGATCTCTATATATCCTTTGTTGATGTTCTTTTTGTTCTCCTCAGCTGCTCTACGATCAGATTATACATCAATTGCAGCGGGTGAGTTAACTCAATTCATCTGTTTTATTGCCACATTATGTTGAGTATCTTCCTACTTACTAGCATGGCTGTGGTAGAGTAAGAGTACAAGCCAAagccctcgtctctctctctctgtgctacaGGCTCTCAGTGTGTGGACAAGCTGTATGCCAGCCTGCCAGGCTCCAGTGTTCCCCTAAACGTCTACTCGTCATGGGGAGGTCTGAGCTGCTACATCAAGCTGACGTCTACCCCTGGCTCTCTGATCCGCCTCACCATTACCTCCCTGCACATTGAGCCCAGCGACTGTGTCAGTGATGCCCTCACCATGTATGACGCCCTGCTGCCCATGAGGGGGCGTACTCTCTACAGGTGAGTCAGTGTGACTCTGGATGGATCTACGGATGAAGttgaatagacagacagactgacagaaccCCCGACCGACCGAACAGTCTAATTCTGCCCATACCCTGCAGGGTGTGTGAGCCCGTGTCCCAGTCCCTGTCTCTGGTCTCCACGTCCAATGTCATGCTGCTGTCCCTCAGGATGACCCAGGGCAACAAGCACTTCAGAGGACACTTCCAGGCCATCGCTGAGGAACGTAAGACAGATTCTCTGACaataatactatactactgaCAGACTGGTATTTTATCTCGTTGATGTGTGTCTCCCTACCAGAGCGTTTGACTGTTGCAGGAATTAAATTGCTCTATGTTTTAACACCCAATTAAAATTAGAAACGGTCAATTCATAAtgatttgtaagacccttattttatagtaatggacagagcccagtcttaaagtCAAACAGCAGCctttattcacgagagtactcctccttacacattttaccacaggttataaacttaaaatgacgtcattagttccAGTTCCAAGGCTGCATGGTTCTCACATCGTCTTTCCCTATTAAGTTAATATACGACCGAGCCAAGGACATGCTTCTGAAGATAAGCCTTCTGGTGATATAGATAtacattcatttctaccaaggaacagacagtcattgttctaattcttgattatatttacacacattatattcagtactaagaTTAAAAATAAAATTCATACatttacagtaacataatagtattctgattagtacatatacagtaacataatagtattctgattagtcagttctgattgaaatgtatacataattagtcatcattgatcaAAATTCCCTTAACAGTGACTTACGTAGAGATCCAGGCAGAGCCAGATTTCTCCGGTCAGATCACCAGTCCCTTCTACCCCAGCCTGCTGCCTCCTCAGTGCTCCTTCATATGGAGGTTTCAGGTATTTAAGTCTATTTGGCTCACATTCACCCCACTGACTAATATTGATGAAATGTCAACAGACGTCATGTGTTGTCGTCCACAGACCCCCCACATTGCTCTGGGAGTGGCTCTGAAGTTCCACAATTATGTGCTGAAGCTGAAGGACATAGCGGCCTGTGAGCACGGCTGGTGGAAGGTCAAGGAGATcatgtaagagtgtgtgtgtgtgactgtctgttTTAACCTCAAATCTAAATCAaacttgatttgtcacatgccccgaatacaacaggtgtagaccttaccgtgaaatgcttacttacaagcccctaaccaacaatgcagttcaagaaagagttaagaaaatatttaccaaatcaaATAAAGTATAGAATTATAAAAAGTAACATGATTAAATATCAATAACAAGGCTgtgtacagggggtactgagtcaacgtgcaggggtagaggttagtcgaGATCATTtgtagatgtaggtaggggtaaaatgaCTGTGTATGTTGTGTTCCAGAACCGATGGACAGATTGATTTCCAGATTGGTTTGTTATTTGATTGATTGTGTGCTGATGTCCATAGATACTGTGGAAGCTACATAGGCCACACCACAGTGTTCCGTATCCCTGACACCACTGCTGAGGTGGAGTTTCGCAGCAGCTCCCGGAGCTCTGACCAACCCTTC
This window harbors:
- the tmprss7 gene encoding transmembrane protease serine 7 — its product is MGTERELTSGDDNAGDTASVKDVTVEVATVDHTLQRLCTRYNGRSRARRMSRIRTQLPRKSWAPLWNLQNLTILITVVVFVVVVIVWSLLWVFIFRRESNSGVYFAGMFRVANVDFIPEYRQAESHEFVSMANKIQHVVSSVYRMSSVSKLYKLTAISDLSDNKGGLLVHFWMVFVVPRLKTPAVCEECVGAILRDSVLTSLRNRSSVGYLLGLPVDIDSILVNAALRSDYTSIAAGSQCVDKLYASLPGSSVPLNVYSSWGGLSCYIKLTSTPGSLIRLTITSLHIEPSDCVSDALTMYDALLPMRGRTLYRVCEPVSQSLSLVSTSNVMLLSLRMTQGNKHFRGHFQAIAEELTYVEIQAEPDFSGQITSPFYPSLLPPQCSFIWRFQTPHIALGVALKFHNYVLKLKDIAACEHGWWKVKEIIYCGSYIGHTTVFRIPDTTAEVEFRSSSRSSDQPFQAESSSFNISQPCAEGHFLCSTGLCVEKTRRCDGLDDCQDESDEVFCARPSKNCGGSSPLHPLYMCNGERDCNDGRDETNCTLETSCSDIRYRCNSGSCILKKNARCDGVTDCSDHSDERDCACGRSSTVKKVDSTSGLRVVGGINALEGEWPWQVSLHFSGYLYCGASVLSSDWLISAAHCFSRDRLSDPRQWSAHLGMLYQGSARHVAEIQRIVVHEYYNRLTFDYDIALLQLRSPWPPSLSFLIQPVCLPATSQTLTHAHRCWVTGWGYRSEEDKTLPTVLQKAEVSVLDQSECKRRYGPVSPRMLCAGVPSGQRDACRGDSGGPLSCWAPGSEGRWFLTGIVSWGAGCGRPNLPGVYTRVNKFTTWIQSHIVT